CACAGCCCGCTGGAATTCCTCTACGGCCTGTTCTCCGACTACGTCGCCGACCGCCGCCGCGAGCCCCGCGACGACGTGCTGACCGGCCTGGCGACCGCCACCTTCCCCGACGGCTCGATTCCCGAGGTCGAAGACGTCGCGCGCGTGGCCGCCAACGTCTTCTCTGCGGGCCAGGAGACCACCGTGCGGCTGCTCGGCGCCGCGCTGCAAACCCTGGGCGAGCGGCCCGACATCCAGGCGCAGTTGCGCAAGGACCGCAGCCTGCTGCCGAATTTCATCGAAGAGTCGCTGCGCCACGAGAGCCCGGTCAAGGGCGACTTCCGGATGAACCGGGTGCCCGCCAACGTCGGCGGGGTCGACCTGCCCGCCGGCACCACCGTGATGATCGTGCAGGCCGCCGCCAACCGCGACCCGCGCCGCTTCGACGACCCCGCCACCTTCGACCCGGCCCGCAAGAACGCCCGGCAGCACATCTCGTTCGGCCGCGGAATTCACAGCTGCCCGGGCGCGCCGCTGGCGCGGGCCGAAACCCGGGTGGCGCTCGAGCGGCTGCTCGACCGCACGACCGACATCAGGATCAACGAGGACAAGCACGGTCCGGCGAATGACCGCCGCTACCAATATGTTCCGACGTACATCCTGCGCGGTCTGACCGAACTGCACCTGGAGTTCACGCTGGCATGAGGGTCTGGGTAGACGATCAGCGATGTCGCGGCCACGGGATGTGCCTGACGCTGTGTCCCGACGTGTTCAGCCTGACTGACGACGGCTACGCCGAAGCGATAGATTCCGATGTCCCAACGGAATTGGAGGCCGATGCGCGGGAAGCAATCCAGTGCTGTCCCGAGCAGGCGATCAGCGAGAAGTAACTAATCCACAGGCAGGCAAGGAGATTCGGCGTGGCAAAAGGTTATGTCATCCTGACAGAGGCGATCAAGGACCCGGAGGGCATGAAGGCGTACGCCCAGGCGGCCGGATCGGCGATGAGCGGTGCCACGATTCTCGCGGTGGACACGGCGCCCAAAGTGATCGAAGGGGACTGGCACGGCGACCAGACCGTCGTCCTGGAATTCGAATCGGTGGATGCCGCGCGCGCGTGGTACGAGTCGGAGGGCTATCAGAAGGCGGCGAAGCTGCGCCAGTCGGCGGCCGACTGCAACGCCGTCATCTTGTCCGGATTCTGATCGCTACTCTCCGACGATGGAGATTGCCTGCCGGGGGCACTGACGGACGGCCTCGCGCACGTCCGCCTCGTTCTCCGGCGTGACCTCTTCCTGGTGGACGGTCAACATGTCGTCGTCACCGAGCTCGAAGATCTCCGGGTTGATGCCCATGCAGACACCGTTGCTCTCGCAGAGTCCCCAATCGACTTCAATCTTCTTCGTCATCGTGGCCCCCTCAGCGAAGTACCTTGACGGGCACGTTCTTCCAGCCCGCCACGTTTTGCATGTTCACCCGCTTGCACCCGGCCCAGTCCACCTCGTAGCGCGGCATGAAGTCGAGCAGTCGCTCGAGCGCGATCCTG
The sequence above is drawn from the Mycobacterium marseillense genome and encodes:
- a CDS encoding cytochrome P450, with the translated sequence MTKEFSELDFFRGSELIEDPYPFYEALRQRCPVTRESHHDVTMITGWDEACAVLNDAETWSSCISVTGPFPGFPVSLEGLGESDITDLIERHRDELPFSDQLPTLDPPTHTNHRSLLMRLITPKRLKENEDAMWALADQALDEFLAPGHGEWIKGFAGPFTLLVIADLLGVPMEDRDKFVKGIREHSGGGVGGTGKESLAHSPLEFLYGLFSDYVADRRREPRDDVLTGLATATFPDGSIPEVEDVARVAANVFSAGQETTVRLLGAALQTLGERPDIQAQLRKDRSLLPNFIEESLRHESPVKGDFRMNRVPANVGGVDLPAGTTVMIVQAAANRDPRRFDDPATFDPARKNARQHISFGRGIHSCPGAPLARAETRVALERLLDRTTDIRINEDKHGPANDRRYQYVPTYILRGLTELHLEFTLA
- a CDS encoding ferredoxin encodes the protein MRVWVDDQRCRGHGMCLTLCPDVFSLTDDGYAEAIDSDVPTELEADAREAIQCCPEQAISEK
- a CDS encoding DUF1330 domain-containing protein — protein: MKAYAQAAGSAMSGATILAVDTAPKVIEGDWHGDQTVVLEFESVDAARAWYESEGYQKAAKLRQSAADCNAVILSGF
- a CDS encoding ferredoxin; the encoded protein is MTKKIEVDWGLCESNGVCMGINPEIFELGDDDMLTVHQEEVTPENEADVREAVRQCPRQAISIVGE